In Prunus dulcis chromosome 2, ALMONDv2, whole genome shotgun sequence, a single genomic region encodes these proteins:
- the LOC117617790 gene encoding U-box domain-containing protein 35-like isoform X2, which produces MDGSEIIEAHGSVALEAAPSPLSIVAIAINGNRKSKYIVRWALEKFVPEGNVFFKLIHVRPRITGVPTPMGNLIPLSQVREDVVAAYRKEIEWQASELLLPYKKMCAQKKVQVDVVVIESDDVAHAIAEEIAKSAISNLVLGAPSRGMFKRKQKGLSSKISACSPRFCTIYAVSKGKLSSVRASDSESVASIRDDNSDTCSINSSSSYASGSQTDHGSVGSYSHFRSPSLPMQRFQALTTINQTLLSTKTNSNETIHSRCQSQDLGEGKDGMSSCPSNSDVVHTPSQPSSSGSFLTDNRSWTSDQASTSDVVTDYSSESQANINLELEKLRIELRHVKGMYAMAQSETIDASRKINNLNRRRSEEAIRLKEINSMEEKAKVFATQEKEKYEAAKIEAEYMRECVEREVSQRREAEMKAMHDAEEKEKLESVLVGPVQQYQKFMWDEIVTATSSFSEDLRIGMGAYGTVYKCSFHHTTAAVKVLHSKENRQTKQFQQELEILSKIRHPHLLLLLGACPEHSCLVYEYMENGSLEDRLLQKNSTPPIPWFERFRIAWEVASTLIFLHSSKPKPIIHRDLKPANILLDHNLVSKIGDVGLSTMLNLDPSMSSIYNDTGPVGTLSYIDPEYQRTGIISPQSDVYAFGMVILQLLTAKPARALTHLVETAISDRNLMDVLDPKAGVWPMEETRQLAELGLSCAELRRRDRPDLKEQVVPLLERLKMVADKARDSASTVQCRLPPNHFICPILKDVMQEPCVAADGYTYDRKSIETWIQENDKSPMTNLPLPNKNLIPNYTLLSAIMEWKSRGQ; this is translated from the exons ATGGATGGGAGTGAAATTATTGAAGCACATGGCAGTGTCGCATTGGAGGCGGCACCTTCCCCTCTTTCAATTGTTGCCATTGCTATCAATGGGAACAGAAAGAGCAAATACATTGTTAGATGGGCTCTGGAGAAGTTTGTTCCAGAGGGAAATGTATTCTTCAAGTTGATACATGTGCGCCCAAGGATTACTGGAGTTCCAACACCAA TGGGAAATCTGATTCCATTGTCACAAGTACGAGAAGACGTAGTAGCTGCATATAGAAAGGAAATTGAGTGGCAGGCAAGTGAGTTGCTTCTTCCATACAAGAAAATGTGTGCTCAAAAGAAG GTGCAAGTAGATGTTGTAGTCATTGAATCAGACGACGTGGCACATGCAATAGCGGAGGAGATTGCTAAGTCTGCTATAAGCAATCTTGTCTTAGGTGCCCCATCTCGTGGCATGTTTAAAAG GAAACAGAAGGGACTGTCCTCAAAAATCTCAGCTTGCAGCCCAAGATTTTGCACCATATATGCTgtttcaaaaggaaaattgtCATCAGTACGCGCATCTGATTCCGAGTCAGTTGCAAGCATTAGAGATGACAATAGCGACACATGTTCTATCAACAGTTCTTCAAGTTATGCGTCCGGCTCACAGACAG ATCATGGCTCGGTCGGTTCATACTCCCATTTCCGTTCTCCTTCCCTTCCAATGCAGCGATTTCAAGCTCTTACAACTATCAACCAGACCCTTCTTAGTACAAAGACAAATTCCAATGAAACCATTCATTCTAGATGCCAATCTCAGGATCTTGGGGAAGGGAAGGATGGTATGAGTTCTTGTCCCAGCAACTCAGATGTTGTGCATACACCGAGTCAGCCCTCTAGTAGTGGAAGCTTCCTAACAGATAATCGGTCATGGACTTCTGATCAAGCGTCCACCTCAGACGTGGTTACAGATTATTCATCTGAGAGCCAG GCAAATATCAACTTGGAGCTAGAAAAGCTGAGAATTGAACTCAGACATGTCAAAGGAATGTATGCAATGGCTCAAAGTGAGACTATTGATGCTTCTAGGAAG ATAAACAATTTAAATAGACGCCGATCAGAGGAAGCAATAAGGCTCAAGGAGATAAATTCAATGGAGGAGAAAGCCAAAGTATTTGCAACACAAGAGAAGGAGAAGTATGAAGCTGCTAAGATAGAGGCTGAGTATATGAGAGAATGTGTTGAAAGAGAAGTTTCGCAAAGGAGAGAAGCAGAGATGAAAGCCATGCATGATGCCgaggagaaagaaaagcttgaaAGTGTACTTGTAGGTCCTGTGCAGCAATACCAGAAGTTCATGTGGGATGAGATTGTTACTGCCACCTCATCTTTCTCTGAGGATCTTCGGATTGGAATGGGCGCGTACGGAACTGTCTATAAGTGTAGTTTTCATCATACAACTGCAGCAGTGAAAGTTCTTCACTCTAAAGAGAATCGCCAAACTAAGCAATTCCAGCAGGAG CTTGAGATCCTGAGCAAAATCCGCCATCCCCACTTGCTTCTCCTTCTTGGTGCATGTCCTGAACACAGTTGCCTAGTGTATGAGTACATGGAGAACGGTAGCCTGGAGGACAGGTTGCTCCAGAAAAACAGTACACCTCCTATTCCTTGGTTTGAGAGGTTCCGAATTGCTTGGGAAGTAGCCTCAACTCTCATCTTTCTTCACAGCTCAAAGCCAAAACCAATCATCCATCGTGATCTGAAACCAGCAAACATCTTGCTTGATCATAACCTTGTGAGCAAGATTGGTGATGTTGGCCTTTCTACAATGCTTAACTTAGACCCTTCTATGTCCAGTATATACAATGACACAGGACCTGTTGGGACTCTCTCTTACATAGACCCGGAGTATCAAAGGACTGGGATAATCTCTCCACAATCTGATGTTTATGCTTTTGGAATGGTGATCTTGCAGTTGCTGACTGCAAAACCAGCAAGAGCTTTAACCCATCTGGTGGAAACAGCTATTAGTGATAGAAATTTAATGGATGTTTTGGATCCTAAAGCTGGGGTTTGGCCAATGGAAGAGACGAGGCAGTTGGCTGAATTGGGATTGAGTTGTGCAGAGCTTCGACGCAGAGACAGACCTGACTTGAAAGAGCAAGTAGTTCCTCTGCTGGAGAGACTGAAAATGGTTGCTGATAAAGCAAGAGATTCAGCTTCCACAGTTCAGTGCCGCCTACCTCCTAACCACTTCATCTGTCCAATTCTTAAG GATGTAATGCAGGAACCTTGTGTGGCTGCGGATGGTTACACTTATGATCGCAAATCAATAGAGACATGGATTCAAGAGAACGATAAGTCGCCAATGACGAATTTGCCATTGCCAAATAAGAATCTAATACCAAATTATACTCTTCTTTCTGCCATTATGGAGTGGAAGTCCAGGGGACAATAG
- the LOC117617790 gene encoding U-box domain-containing protein 35-like isoform X1, with amino-acid sequence MDGSEIIEAHGSVALEAAPSPLSIVAIAINGNRKSKYIVRWALEKFVPEGNVFFKLIHVRPRITGVPTPMGNLIPLSQVREDVVAAYRKEIEWQASELLLPYKKMCAQKKVQVDVVVIESDDVAHAIAEEIAKSAISNLVLGAPSRGMFKRKQKGLSSKISACSPRFCTIYAVSKGKLSSVRASDSESVASIRDDNSDTCSINSSSSYASGSQTGTDHGSVGSYSHFRSPSLPMQRFQALTTINQTLLSTKTNSNETIHSRCQSQDLGEGKDGMSSCPSNSDVVHTPSQPSSSGSFLTDNRSWTSDQASTSDVVTDYSSESQANINLELEKLRIELRHVKGMYAMAQSETIDASRKINNLNRRRSEEAIRLKEINSMEEKAKVFATQEKEKYEAAKIEAEYMRECVEREVSQRREAEMKAMHDAEEKEKLESVLVGPVQQYQKFMWDEIVTATSSFSEDLRIGMGAYGTVYKCSFHHTTAAVKVLHSKENRQTKQFQQELEILSKIRHPHLLLLLGACPEHSCLVYEYMENGSLEDRLLQKNSTPPIPWFERFRIAWEVASTLIFLHSSKPKPIIHRDLKPANILLDHNLVSKIGDVGLSTMLNLDPSMSSIYNDTGPVGTLSYIDPEYQRTGIISPQSDVYAFGMVILQLLTAKPARALTHLVETAISDRNLMDVLDPKAGVWPMEETRQLAELGLSCAELRRRDRPDLKEQVVPLLERLKMVADKARDSASTVQCRLPPNHFICPILKDVMQEPCVAADGYTYDRKSIETWIQENDKSPMTNLPLPNKNLIPNYTLLSAIMEWKSRGQ; translated from the exons ATGGATGGGAGTGAAATTATTGAAGCACATGGCAGTGTCGCATTGGAGGCGGCACCTTCCCCTCTTTCAATTGTTGCCATTGCTATCAATGGGAACAGAAAGAGCAAATACATTGTTAGATGGGCTCTGGAGAAGTTTGTTCCAGAGGGAAATGTATTCTTCAAGTTGATACATGTGCGCCCAAGGATTACTGGAGTTCCAACACCAA TGGGAAATCTGATTCCATTGTCACAAGTACGAGAAGACGTAGTAGCTGCATATAGAAAGGAAATTGAGTGGCAGGCAAGTGAGTTGCTTCTTCCATACAAGAAAATGTGTGCTCAAAAGAAG GTGCAAGTAGATGTTGTAGTCATTGAATCAGACGACGTGGCACATGCAATAGCGGAGGAGATTGCTAAGTCTGCTATAAGCAATCTTGTCTTAGGTGCCCCATCTCGTGGCATGTTTAAAAG GAAACAGAAGGGACTGTCCTCAAAAATCTCAGCTTGCAGCCCAAGATTTTGCACCATATATGCTgtttcaaaaggaaaattgtCATCAGTACGCGCATCTGATTCCGAGTCAGTTGCAAGCATTAGAGATGACAATAGCGACACATGTTCTATCAACAGTTCTTCAAGTTATGCGTCCGGCTCACAGACAG GCACAGATCATGGCTCGGTCGGTTCATACTCCCATTTCCGTTCTCCTTCCCTTCCAATGCAGCGATTTCAAGCTCTTACAACTATCAACCAGACCCTTCTTAGTACAAAGACAAATTCCAATGAAACCATTCATTCTAGATGCCAATCTCAGGATCTTGGGGAAGGGAAGGATGGTATGAGTTCTTGTCCCAGCAACTCAGATGTTGTGCATACACCGAGTCAGCCCTCTAGTAGTGGAAGCTTCCTAACAGATAATCGGTCATGGACTTCTGATCAAGCGTCCACCTCAGACGTGGTTACAGATTATTCATCTGAGAGCCAG GCAAATATCAACTTGGAGCTAGAAAAGCTGAGAATTGAACTCAGACATGTCAAAGGAATGTATGCAATGGCTCAAAGTGAGACTATTGATGCTTCTAGGAAG ATAAACAATTTAAATAGACGCCGATCAGAGGAAGCAATAAGGCTCAAGGAGATAAATTCAATGGAGGAGAAAGCCAAAGTATTTGCAACACAAGAGAAGGAGAAGTATGAAGCTGCTAAGATAGAGGCTGAGTATATGAGAGAATGTGTTGAAAGAGAAGTTTCGCAAAGGAGAGAAGCAGAGATGAAAGCCATGCATGATGCCgaggagaaagaaaagcttgaaAGTGTACTTGTAGGTCCTGTGCAGCAATACCAGAAGTTCATGTGGGATGAGATTGTTACTGCCACCTCATCTTTCTCTGAGGATCTTCGGATTGGAATGGGCGCGTACGGAACTGTCTATAAGTGTAGTTTTCATCATACAACTGCAGCAGTGAAAGTTCTTCACTCTAAAGAGAATCGCCAAACTAAGCAATTCCAGCAGGAG CTTGAGATCCTGAGCAAAATCCGCCATCCCCACTTGCTTCTCCTTCTTGGTGCATGTCCTGAACACAGTTGCCTAGTGTATGAGTACATGGAGAACGGTAGCCTGGAGGACAGGTTGCTCCAGAAAAACAGTACACCTCCTATTCCTTGGTTTGAGAGGTTCCGAATTGCTTGGGAAGTAGCCTCAACTCTCATCTTTCTTCACAGCTCAAAGCCAAAACCAATCATCCATCGTGATCTGAAACCAGCAAACATCTTGCTTGATCATAACCTTGTGAGCAAGATTGGTGATGTTGGCCTTTCTACAATGCTTAACTTAGACCCTTCTATGTCCAGTATATACAATGACACAGGACCTGTTGGGACTCTCTCTTACATAGACCCGGAGTATCAAAGGACTGGGATAATCTCTCCACAATCTGATGTTTATGCTTTTGGAATGGTGATCTTGCAGTTGCTGACTGCAAAACCAGCAAGAGCTTTAACCCATCTGGTGGAAACAGCTATTAGTGATAGAAATTTAATGGATGTTTTGGATCCTAAAGCTGGGGTTTGGCCAATGGAAGAGACGAGGCAGTTGGCTGAATTGGGATTGAGTTGTGCAGAGCTTCGACGCAGAGACAGACCTGACTTGAAAGAGCAAGTAGTTCCTCTGCTGGAGAGACTGAAAATGGTTGCTGATAAAGCAAGAGATTCAGCTTCCACAGTTCAGTGCCGCCTACCTCCTAACCACTTCATCTGTCCAATTCTTAAG GATGTAATGCAGGAACCTTGTGTGGCTGCGGATGGTTACACTTATGATCGCAAATCAATAGAGACATGGATTCAAGAGAACGATAAGTCGCCAATGACGAATTTGCCATTGCCAAATAAGAATCTAATACCAAATTATACTCTTCTTTCTGCCATTATGGAGTGGAAGTCCAGGGGACAATAG
- the LOC117619572 gene encoding derlin-1.1-like: MSTPAEYYRSLPPVSKTYGVACFMTAAALYLQLYNPRNIALDYGLVIKRFQVWRLITSFFFLGPFSFPFAFRLIIIARYGVGLERGPFDKRTADYVWMLVFGAISLLVMAVVPYLFSPFMGPSVVFMIVYVWSREFPNARINIYGLVSLKGFYLPWAFLGLDLIFGDPLKPDIVGMVAGHLYYFLTVLHPLAGGKLMLKTPLWVHKLVSFWGEGTQINSPVERNPHAGVAFRGRSFRLNGRTTTPPQTTQEPFNNQQPPAADGVAFRGRSQRLDGR, from the exons ATGTCTACACCAGCGGA ATACTATCGATCGCTGCCACCGGTGAGCAAGACCTATGGAGTTGCCTGCTTTATGACTGCAGCTGCCTTGTACTTGCAACTTTATAATCCACGGAACATTGCGCTTGATTATGGCCTCGTCATAAAACGTTTCCAG GTTTGGAGGCTTATTACCAGTTTCTTCTTCCTGGGGCCCTTTTCATTCCCGTTTGCTTTTCGTCTTATAATAAT AGCGAGATATGGTGTGGGATTGGAGAGAGGACCGTTTGACAAGAGAACGGCAGACTATGTTTGGATGTTGGTATTTGGTGCCATTTCCCTTTTG GTGATGGCTGTTGTTCCATATTTGTTCTCTCCGTTTATGGGACCTTCAGTGGTTTTCATGATCGTGTATGTGTGGTCCCGTGAGTTCCCAAATGCACGTATCAACATATATGGGCTGGTGTCCTTGAag GGATTTTATCTTCCTTGGGCATTTCTGGGTCTGGATTTGATTTTTGGAGATCCTTTGAAGCCAGACATTGTAGGGATGGTTGCAGGACATCTCTATTACTTTCTAACCGTGCTTCATCCTCTTGCTGGTGGAAAATTAATGCTCAAGACTCCTCTCTGGGT GCACAAATTGGTATCCTTCTGGGGTGAGGGAACCCAAATCAATTCCCCGGTGGAACGCAATCCTCATGCCGGAGTTGCGTTCCGGGGAAGAAGCTTCCGACTCAATGGTCGAACAACCACTCCACCACAAACAACTCAGGAACCTTTTAATAATCAGCAGCCACCAGCAGCTGATGGAGTTGCATTCCGTGGAAGAAGCCAGCGCCTCGACGGTCGTTAA